One Paramisgurnus dabryanus chromosome 9, PD_genome_1.1, whole genome shotgun sequence DNA segment encodes these proteins:
- the sema6d gene encoding semaphorin-6D isoform X5, with translation MGWRELTIDLLLLLMVASQTEAVSFPEDNIPLDIVDRHYAGQYPVFRGRPSGNESQHRLDFQLMTQIHDTLFIAGRDQVYLVSLRESYRNEIIPYRKLTWRSGQADRETCAMKGKHRDECHNFIKVLVPRNDDLVFICGTNGFNPMCRYYRLDNLEFDGEEISGLARCPFDAKQTNVALFADGKLYSATVADFLASDAVIYRSMGDGSALRTIKYDSKWLKEPHFLHAVDYGDYVYFFFREIAAEHNNLGKAVYSRVARICKNDMGGSQRVLEKHWTTFVKARLNCSVPGESFFYFDVLQAITDIIDINGVPSVVGVFTTQLNSIPGSAVCAFSMADIESVFRGRFKEQKTADSVWTPFPEEKLPKPRPGCCAGHGSAESYKSSIEFPDETLQFIKSHPLMDASVPSIGDEPWFTKTRVRYRLTALAVDNTAGPHKNYTVVFIGSEAGIVLKVLAKTSPLSLNDSVLLEEIDVFNQAKCLSNNEDDRRILSFHLDKDSHTLYVAFSSCVVRIPLSRCKRHTSCQKSCIASRDPYCGWMSNGACDRIPASMQSGYEQDVEYGNTVHLGDCHGVWEIQAGESNQMVHMNILITCVFGAFLLGASIAGMVVYCYRDAFLRAPRKMQKDAESAQSCTDSTGSFAKLNGLFDSPVKEYQPNMDSPKLYTNLLSNGREMPTTADTKTMLLSAQPPELAALPTPESTPVLQQKNLPPIKNQWERAHGKPSGCRKDVPPKSPQYFPSSPPPHCPIGSTHIPSAVVLPNATHEHRGSFSIPEGTRAEKKIQSGDQHGSKSGRKDQRRTVDARNTLNDILKHLNEGNPQAIMVEVPKSHQHLMLEPIVSPTEIPPKVPSREASLYSPSSSLPRNSPTKRLDVPSTPTSPTGQMGTLERQRYHRSSSQRHSISSPPKGLHSPSGAIVSRQPSLNRGGYMPQTPTPPTRQDSHGVPMAMTPTVSRQNSYSGYGSLPRTSIKRTPSLKPDVPPKPNGFAPQTAQMRPVNKYSY, from the exons ATGGGGTGGCGAGAACTAACAATTGACCTGCTGCTACTGCTAATGGTGGCGTCCCAAACGGAGGCCGTGAGCTTTCCAGAGGATAACATCCCGCTGGACATTGTGGATAGACACT ATGCAGGACAGTACCCGGTGTTTCGCGGACGCCCATCCGGAAACGAATCTCAGCACAGACTGGACTTTCAGCTGATGACCCAGATACACGATACGTTGTTCATCGCGGGCAG GGACCAGGTTTATTTAGTGAGCCTGAGAGAATCCTACAGGAACGAGATTATCCCGTACAGG AAGCTGACATGGCGGTCGGGGCAGGCCGACAGGGAGACGTGCGCCATGAAGGGAAAACACAGA GACGAGTGCCATAATTTCATTAAAGTCCTGGTTCCAAGAAATGACGATCTGGTGTTCATCTGTGGGACAAATGGTTTCAACCCCATGTGCCGGTACTATAGG TTGGACAACCTGGAGTTTGATGGGGAGGAGATCAGCGGGTTGGCCCGATGCCCGTTCGACGCCAAGCAGACGAACGTCGCGCTGTTTGCCG ATGGCAAGCTGTATTCGGCTACAGTTGCTGACTTCCTGGCAAGCGACGCTGTCATTTATCGTAGCATGGGAGACGGTTCCGCCCTCCGCACCATTAAATACGACTCGAAGTGgttaaaag AGCCGCATTTCCTGCACGCTGTGGATTACGGAGATTACGTCTACTTCTTCTTCAGGGAAATCGCAGCCGAACACAACAACTTGGGAAAG GCGGTTTATTCCAGAGTGGCTCGGATCTGTAAAAACGACATGGGAGGGTCTCAACGGGTGCTGGAAAAACACTGGACGACTTTTGTCAAGGCCCGTCTGAACTGTTCCGTTCCCGGAGAATCGTTTTTCTACTTCGACGTCCTCCAGGCCATTACAGACATCATCGACATCAACGGAGTGCCTTCGGTGGTTGGAGTTTTTACCACTCAGCTGAACAG TATCCCAGGCTCAGCGGTGTGCGCGTTTTCGATGGCTGACATCGAGAGCGTCTTCCGTGGCCGATTCAAGGAGCAAAAGACGGCCGATTCGGTCTGGACTCCTTTTCCTGAGGAGAAGCTGCCAAAACCCAG aCCTGGCTGCTGTGCGGGACACGGTTCAGCAGAGTCGTACAAAAGCTCCATCGAGTTTCCAGACGAGACCCTTCAGTTTATCAAGTCACACCCACTCATGGACGCCTCTGTCCCCTCCATCGGAGACGAACCGTGGTTCACCAAAACAAGAGTCAG GTACAGACTGACGGCACTTGCTGTCGACAACACGGCAGGACCCCATAAGAACTACACAGTAGTTTTCATAGGCTCAGAAGCTGGCATCGTGCTCAAAGTTCTGGCCAAAACGTCCCCTTTGTCTTTGAATGACAGTGTCCTGCTTGAGGAGATTGATGTCTTTAACCAAGCCAA GTGTTTATCCAACAACGAGGACGACCGGAGAATTCTGTCATTCCACCTGGATAAAGATTCTCACACGCTTTATGTGGCCTTTTCCAGCTGTGTGGTCCGGATACCACTCAGTCGCTGCAAGCGGCACACTTCATGTCAGAA GTCTTGCATTGCTTCCAGAGATCCATATTGCGGGTGGATGTCTAATGGAGCTTGTGACCGCATTCCTGCGTCTATGCA AAGTGGTTACGAACAAGATGTTGAATACGGCAACACTGTACACCTCGGCGACTGTCATG GTGTGTGGGAAATTCAAGCAGGTGAATCTAACCAGATGGTACACATGAACATCCTCATCACCTGCGTGTTTGGTGCATTCCTGCTGGGTGCATCCATCGCCGGTATGGTTGTTTACTGCTATAGGGATGCCTTCCTGCGTGCTCCACGCAAGATGCAGAAAGATGCTGAGTCTGCCCAGTCTTGCACTGACTCCACTGGAAGCTTTGCTAAGCTTAATGGCTTGTTTGACAGTCCTGTAAAAGAGTACCAACCCAATATGGATTCTCCCAAACTCTACACCAACCTGCTGAGCAATGGCAGGGAAATGCCAACAACTGCAGACACCAAGACAATGCTCCTGAGTGCACAGCCACCGGAACTAGCAGCATTACCTACACCCGAGTCCACACCTGTGTTGCAACAAAAGAACCTTCCGCCAATAAAGAACCAGTGGGAGAGAGCTCATGGAAAGCCAAGTGGCTGCCGCAAAGATGTGCCACCCAAAAGCCCACAATACTTCCCCTCCAGTCCACCTCCCCATTGTCCTATTGGCAGCACCCACATTCCCAGTGCTGTGGTACTGCCGAATGCAACACATGAGCACAGGGGCTCTTTCAGCATCCCTGAAGGCACTCGAGCTGAGAAAAAGATCCAGAGTGGCGATCAACATGGGTCCAAATCAGGCCGCAAAGACCAGCGGCGCACCGTTGATGCCAGAAACACGTTAAACGACATCTTGAAGCACCTCAATGAGGGCAACCCCCAGGCCATTATGGTGGAGGTGCCCAAGTCCCATCAGCACCTGATGTTGGAACCCATTGTGAGCCCTACAGAAATTCCACCCAAAGTCCCAAGCCGAGAGGCCTCGTTGTACTCTCCCTCTTCTTCTCTACCCAGAAATAGTCCAACCAAGAGACTGGATGTGCCGTCTACACCGACGTCTCCCACTGGTCAGATGGGAACTCTTGAGAGACAGCGGTACCATCGCAGCTCTTCCCAACGACACTCTATATCTTCTCCACCCAAAGGGCTGCACTCACCAAGTGGGGCCATTGTGTCCCGACAACCCAGTCTGAATAGAGGTGGGTACATGCCTCAAACCCCTACCCCACCCACCAGACAAGACTCTCACGGGGTTCCAATGGCTATGACGCCAACTGTATCCCGGCAAAACAGCTACAGTGGATATGGATCTTTACCCCGGACGTCCATTAAACGGACACCGTCGTTAAAGCCTGACGTGCCCCCAAAACCCAACGGCTTTGCGCCGCAGACTGCACAAATGAGGCCAGTGAACAAATATAGTTACTGA
- the sema6d gene encoding semaphorin-6D isoform X4: protein MGWRELTIDLLLLLMVASQTEAVSFPEDNIPLDIVDRHYAGQYPVFRGRPSGNESQHRLDFQLMTQIHDTLFIAGRDQVYLVSLRESYRNEIIPYRKLTWRSGQADRETCAMKGKHRDECHNFIKVLVPRNDDLVFICGTNGFNPMCRYYRLDNLEFDGEEISGLARCPFDAKQTNVALFADGKLYSATVADFLASDAVIYRSMGDGSALRTIKYDSKWLKEPHFLHAVDYGDYVYFFFREIAAEHNNLGKAVYSRVARICKNDMGGSQRVLEKHWTTFVKARLNCSVPGESFFYFDVLQAITDIIDINGVPSVVGVFTTQLNSIPGSAVCAFSMADIESVFRGRFKEQKTADSVWTPFPEEKLPKPRPGCCAGHGSAESYKSSIEFPDETLQFIKSHPLMDASVPSIGDEPWFTKTRVRYRLTALAVDNTAGPHKNYTVVFIGSEAGIVLKVLAKTSPLSLNDSVLLEEIDVFNQAKCLSNNEDDRRILSFHLDKDSHTLYVAFSSCVVRIPLSRCKRHTSCQKSCIASRDPYCGWMSNGACDRIPASMQSGYEQDVEYGNTVHLGDCHEFLATTSAPDFKSYGDPTSGVWEIQAGESNQMVHMNILITCVFGAFLLGASIAGMVVYCYRDAFLRAPRKMQKDAESAQSCTDSTGSFAKLNGLFDSPVKEYQPNMDSPKLYTNLLSNGREMPTTADTKTMLLSAQPPELAALPTPESTPVLQQKNLPPIKNQWERAHGKPSGCRKDVPPKSPQYFPSSPPPHCPIGSTHIPSAVVLPNATHEHRGSFSIPEGTRAEKKIQSGDQHGSKSGRKDQRRTVDARNTLNDILKHLNEGNPQAIMVEVPKSHQHLMLEPIVSPTEIPPKVPSREASLYSPSSSLPRNSPTKRLDVPSTPTSPTGQMGTLERQRYHRSSSQRHSISSPPKGLHSPSGAIVSRQPSLNRGGYMPQTPTPPTRQDSHGVPMAMTPTVSRQNSYSGYGSLPRTSIKRTPSLKPDVPPKPNGFAPQTAQMRPVNKYSY, encoded by the exons ATGGGGTGGCGAGAACTAACAATTGACCTGCTGCTACTGCTAATGGTGGCGTCCCAAACGGAGGCCGTGAGCTTTCCAGAGGATAACATCCCGCTGGACATTGTGGATAGACACT ATGCAGGACAGTACCCGGTGTTTCGCGGACGCCCATCCGGAAACGAATCTCAGCACAGACTGGACTTTCAGCTGATGACCCAGATACACGATACGTTGTTCATCGCGGGCAG GGACCAGGTTTATTTAGTGAGCCTGAGAGAATCCTACAGGAACGAGATTATCCCGTACAGG AAGCTGACATGGCGGTCGGGGCAGGCCGACAGGGAGACGTGCGCCATGAAGGGAAAACACAGA GACGAGTGCCATAATTTCATTAAAGTCCTGGTTCCAAGAAATGACGATCTGGTGTTCATCTGTGGGACAAATGGTTTCAACCCCATGTGCCGGTACTATAGG TTGGACAACCTGGAGTTTGATGGGGAGGAGATCAGCGGGTTGGCCCGATGCCCGTTCGACGCCAAGCAGACGAACGTCGCGCTGTTTGCCG ATGGCAAGCTGTATTCGGCTACAGTTGCTGACTTCCTGGCAAGCGACGCTGTCATTTATCGTAGCATGGGAGACGGTTCCGCCCTCCGCACCATTAAATACGACTCGAAGTGgttaaaag AGCCGCATTTCCTGCACGCTGTGGATTACGGAGATTACGTCTACTTCTTCTTCAGGGAAATCGCAGCCGAACACAACAACTTGGGAAAG GCGGTTTATTCCAGAGTGGCTCGGATCTGTAAAAACGACATGGGAGGGTCTCAACGGGTGCTGGAAAAACACTGGACGACTTTTGTCAAGGCCCGTCTGAACTGTTCCGTTCCCGGAGAATCGTTTTTCTACTTCGACGTCCTCCAGGCCATTACAGACATCATCGACATCAACGGAGTGCCTTCGGTGGTTGGAGTTTTTACCACTCAGCTGAACAG TATCCCAGGCTCAGCGGTGTGCGCGTTTTCGATGGCTGACATCGAGAGCGTCTTCCGTGGCCGATTCAAGGAGCAAAAGACGGCCGATTCGGTCTGGACTCCTTTTCCTGAGGAGAAGCTGCCAAAACCCAG aCCTGGCTGCTGTGCGGGACACGGTTCAGCAGAGTCGTACAAAAGCTCCATCGAGTTTCCAGACGAGACCCTTCAGTTTATCAAGTCACACCCACTCATGGACGCCTCTGTCCCCTCCATCGGAGACGAACCGTGGTTCACCAAAACAAGAGTCAG GTACAGACTGACGGCACTTGCTGTCGACAACACGGCAGGACCCCATAAGAACTACACAGTAGTTTTCATAGGCTCAGAAGCTGGCATCGTGCTCAAAGTTCTGGCCAAAACGTCCCCTTTGTCTTTGAATGACAGTGTCCTGCTTGAGGAGATTGATGTCTTTAACCAAGCCAA GTGTTTATCCAACAACGAGGACGACCGGAGAATTCTGTCATTCCACCTGGATAAAGATTCTCACACGCTTTATGTGGCCTTTTCCAGCTGTGTGGTCCGGATACCACTCAGTCGCTGCAAGCGGCACACTTCATGTCAGAA GTCTTGCATTGCTTCCAGAGATCCATATTGCGGGTGGATGTCTAATGGAGCTTGTGACCGCATTCCTGCGTCTATGCA AAGTGGTTACGAACAAGATGTTGAATACGGCAACACTGTACACCTCGGCGACTGTCATG AATTTTTGGCCACTACATCAGCGCCAGATTTCAAATCATATGGCGACCCAACCTCTG GTGTGTGGGAAATTCAAGCAGGTGAATCTAACCAGATGGTACACATGAACATCCTCATCACCTGCGTGTTTGGTGCATTCCTGCTGGGTGCATCCATCGCCGGTATGGTTGTTTACTGCTATAGGGATGCCTTCCTGCGTGCTCCACGCAAGATGCAGAAAGATGCTGAGTCTGCCCAGTCTTGCACTGACTCCACTGGAAGCTTTGCTAAGCTTAATGGCTTGTTTGACAGTCCTGTAAAAGAGTACCAACCCAATATGGATTCTCCCAAACTCTACACCAACCTGCTGAGCAATGGCAGGGAAATGCCAACAACTGCAGACACCAAGACAATGCTCCTGAGTGCACAGCCACCGGAACTAGCAGCATTACCTACACCCGAGTCCACACCTGTGTTGCAACAAAAGAACCTTCCGCCAATAAAGAACCAGTGGGAGAGAGCTCATGGAAAGCCAAGTGGCTGCCGCAAAGATGTGCCACCCAAAAGCCCACAATACTTCCCCTCCAGTCCACCTCCCCATTGTCCTATTGGCAGCACCCACATTCCCAGTGCTGTGGTACTGCCGAATGCAACACATGAGCACAGGGGCTCTTTCAGCATCCCTGAAGGCACTCGAGCTGAGAAAAAGATCCAGAGTGGCGATCAACATGGGTCCAAATCAGGCCGCAAAGACCAGCGGCGCACCGTTGATGCCAGAAACACGTTAAACGACATCTTGAAGCACCTCAATGAGGGCAACCCCCAGGCCATTATGGTGGAGGTGCCCAAGTCCCATCAGCACCTGATGTTGGAACCCATTGTGAGCCCTACAGAAATTCCACCCAAAGTCCCAAGCCGAGAGGCCTCGTTGTACTCTCCCTCTTCTTCTCTACCCAGAAATAGTCCAACCAAGAGACTGGATGTGCCGTCTACACCGACGTCTCCCACTGGTCAGATGGGAACTCTTGAGAGACAGCGGTACCATCGCAGCTCTTCCCAACGACACTCTATATCTTCTCCACCCAAAGGGCTGCACTCACCAAGTGGGGCCATTGTGTCCCGACAACCCAGTCTGAATAGAGGTGGGTACATGCCTCAAACCCCTACCCCACCCACCAGACAAGACTCTCACGGGGTTCCAATGGCTATGACGCCAACTGTATCCCGGCAAAACAGCTACAGTGGATATGGATCTTTACCCCGGACGTCCATTAAACGGACACCGTCGTTAAAGCCTGACGTGCCCCCAAAACCCAACGGCTTTGCGCCGCAGACTGCACAAATGAGGCCAGTGAACAAATATAGTTACTGA